A region of Syngnathoides biaculeatus isolate LvHL_M chromosome 20, ASM1980259v1, whole genome shotgun sequence DNA encodes the following proteins:
- the LOC133493288 gene encoding zinc finger protein OZF-like: MCARNIAEYEEELCGLKDKKETQLPDAVFTLQPQILQYKADLMEDLVWPEPEVPHIKEEQEEEEFPYIKDEEPQLSYVKEEEDDEYTYIKQEKEEKEDIAKFPLNGVHLDREDESQENGGMKPPSNSSSQRMKRESEGEVQCGESQIDGLFAPLSDSDDTSHSFDDDEQSGVEMTCHPDKKRWKCYQCGKTLRDKKNLKQHMRIHTGEKPFACSVCGQKFTRNGHLKRHKITHTGEKPFACSVCRKKFSEKGNLIKHTIIHTREKPFACLVCNQRFSKKGNLKTHTRTHTVEKPFVCSVGGKRFSEKEGLKRHTRTHTGNTRRHTGEKHFCCSVCGQRFTQKGSLTMHTRTHTGDKPFACTICSQRFTVKGSLKRHMATHNGEKPFFCFICPQRFTQKGHLEVHTRTHTGDKPFPCSVCDQRFAQKGHLKRHTRTHTGEKPFVCSVCGQRFSVKGSLNRHTRTHNGKKSMPVPVVDKDYLLRMGIRHATVLVRIAVRKKTLN; the protein is encoded by the exons atgtgtgcaagaaaTATAGCAGAGTATGAGGAGGAACTTTGTGGACTTAAAGACAAGAAGGAGACACAACTACCTGATGCTGTGTTCACTCTGCAGCCTCAAATTCTGCAATACAAAGCAG ATCTCATGGAAGATCTTGTGTGGCCGGAACCAGAGGTTCCCCACATCAAAGAggaacaggaggaggaagagttccCCTACATTAAAGACGAGGAGCCGCAACTCTCTTACgtgaaagaagaagaggacgacGAATACACCTACATTAAACAagaaaaggaggagaaggaggataTAGCCAAGTTTCCATTGAATGGTGTCCATTTGGACCGTGAAGATGAAAGTCAAGAGAACGGAGGAATGAAGCCTCCAAGTAACAGCTCAAGTCAACGTATGAAAAGAGAGAGTGAAGGAGAAGTCCAGTGTGGAGAATCACAGATAGATGGGCTCTTTGCGCCACTTTCAGACAGTGACGACACATCACACTCTTTTGATGACGACGAACAGTCTGGAGTTGAGATGACTTGTCACCCTGACAAAAAACGATGGAAATGTTATCAGTGTGGGAAAACTTTGCGTGACAAGAAGAATTTGAAACAACACATGagaatacacactggtgagaaaccttttgcttgTTCAGTTTGTGGACAAAAATTCACACGGAATGGACACTTAAAGAGACACAAAataacacacactggtgagaaaccttttgcttgTTCAGTTTGTCGTAAAAAATTCTCCGAAAAAGGAAATTTAATCAAGCACACGATAATACACACTCGAGAGAAGCCTTTTGCCTGTTTAGTTTGTAACCAAAGATTCTCAAAGAAGGGAAACCTAAAAACTCACACAAGAACTCACACTGTGGAGAAACCATTTGTGTGCTCAGTTGGTGGTAAAAGATTCTCTGAGAAGGAAGGCttgaaaagacacacaagaacccacactggtaaCACACGAaggcacactggtgagaaacacTTTTGCTGCTCTGTTtgcggtcaaagattcactcaaaaGGGAAGCTTAACAatgcacacaagaacccacacaggTGATAAACCTTTTGCTTGCACAATTTGTAGTCAAAGATTTACTGTGAAAGGAAGCCTAAAAAGACACATGGCAACACACAacggtgagaaaccttttttttgcttcatttgtccccaaagattcactcagaagggacACTTAGAAGTACACACacgaacccacactggtgataaaccttttccctgctctgTTTGCGACCAAAGATTCGCTCAGAAAGGACACTTGAAAAGACACACCAGAACgcacaccggagagaaaccttttgtttgctcagtttgtggtcaaagattctcggTGAAGGGAAGCTTAAACaggcacacaagaacacacaatgGAAAGAAATCTATGCCTGTGCCAGTTGTGGACAAAGATTATCTTCTCAGAATGGGGATAAGACACGCAACTGTGCTGGTGAGAATCGCTGTGAGAAAGAAGACTTTAAATTAG